The following is a genomic window from Thermocrinis jamiesonii.
GAGGTGACACGTATAGCGAAGGAGAACAACATAGCAGAGCCTATCCTAAGGATAAGGGTTGTCCCAGGAGGTTGCTCTGGGTTCCAATACGCTATGGGCTTTGACGACACCATAGAGGAAGGAGATTTCGTCTTTGAATTTCCTGGACTGAAAATAGCCATAGACCAGTTCTCTATGCCATACGTAAATAACGCAGAGCTTGACTATGTAATGGACTTTATGGGCGGTGGTTTCACAATAAGGAACCCGAACGTAACTGGAACTTGCGGTTGTGGAAACAGCTTCTCCTGCGGATAAGCTTATTCCCCCCTCTGGGGGGTCTCCACCACATACACTTCTACTTCTTCAGGTGCTAACTTTTCTAAGGAAATAAGTAGTTTATAGGGGTTGCTAACTTGGACCTTAAGGGTATGTTTTCCCGCAGGCAAGCCCCTAACATCCACAAAAGGTTTAACTCTATCTATCATATCCGTTGATACTAACCTTTCTATAAAGGCTATCTTCATCCTGACTTTTTTTCTGGAGAGCTTATACGTGTATTTTTGCTCTGTGTTTCTTATTTCCAGTTCCTTTTCTATGGATATCACCGACTTTGTTCCAAAATTGACTGCAAACCAAAAAAGAAAACCTATGATTAAAGCCAAGGCTTTGTAGTGAAGGTCTTCCAAAAAGAGCTTCCTCAACATGCTAACTGTTCTAAATGTTCGTAAAACTCAGGATAGGAAATTGCTACACAATCTGGATCGTCTATGATTGTTTCACCTTCTGCTACAAGTCCTGCAATGCTAAAGCTCATAGCTATTCTATGATCTCCGTAGGTCTTTATGACAGCTCCCTTAAGATATTGTCCTCCTTCTATAGAAAAACCATCCTCATATTCTTCTACCTTAGCACCCATTCTCCTTAAGTTCTGCACTATAGCCTTAATTCTGTCACTTTCTTTTACCCTCAGCTCTTGCGCACCCCTTACTGTAGAAACCCCATCCGCAAAAGCCATAAGTATGGCAAGGATGGGAATTTCGTCTATTAGAGTTGGCACCTCTTCTTCTTTAACCTGAATAGGCTTTAGCGTATCTGCGTATCTAACGTATATGTCAGCTACCTGTTCCCCAGATATTTCCCTAAGATTTTCATAGCTCAACTTTACTCCCATTTCTCTTAGCTTTCTAAAGAAGCCGTCCCTTGTGGGATTTATAAGCACATCTTTTAGCAAAACTTCACTACCCTTCAAAAGAACTGCACCCGCAGCAAAAAAGGCGGCAGAAGAAGGATCTGCGGGACAAACCACATAGGCAGGCTTAAGAGTCTGTCCTCCTTCTAACTTTACTACCCTTCCTTTGTCCGTATCGTAAGATACAAGTTCCACACCCATAGCCTTTAGCATTCTTTCCGTGTGATCCCTTGACAAGTAGGGTTCATAAACCTCTGTTATACCCT
Proteins encoded in this region:
- a CDS encoding HesB/IscA family protein; the encoded protein is MQQAVYNFFATERAVQEVTRIAKENNIAEPILRIRVVPGGCSGFQYAMGFDDTIEEGDFVFEFPGLKIAIDQFSMPYVNNAELDYVMDFMGGGFTIRNPNVTGTCGCGNSFSCG
- the aroA gene encoding 3-phosphoshikimate 1-carboxyvinyltransferase: MKIIQKVRCLKGELRVPSDKSISHRAVILPSLAEGESVVENWLESKDTLATLSIIKALGVKIVKKGKTLKIKGSNFLLKEPTKILNAKNSGTTARLMLGVLSTQPFFSVLTGDQSLKRRPMLRVVEPLREMGAKIDGREKGDKLPIAVRGGHLKGISIFNKKASAQVKSCILIAGLRAEGITEVYEPYLSRDHTERMLKAMGVELVSYDTDKGRVVKLEGGQTLKPAYVVCPADPSSAAFFAAGAVLLKGSEVLLKDVLINPTRDGFFRKLREMGVKLSYENLREISGEQVADIYVRYADTLKPIQVKEEEVPTLIDEIPILAILMAFADGVSTVRGAQELRVKESDRIKAIVQNLRRMGAKVEEYEDGFSIEGGQYLKGAVIKTYGDHRIAMSFSIAGLVAEGETIIDDPDCVAISYPEFYEHLEQLAC